The following are encoded together in the Acidovorax sp. KKS102 genome:
- a CDS encoding OmpW family protein has translation MDLGTPVKTNLSGTGNLGALGRLGGVKGGPAILTLTYSPGMWGPIRPFFGGGMTYLKVFSTSNGALQNLKVDDNFGGAFIVGADWPLADGYSLTFTLQKLYLKTTASGTMGGQPVTANVRLDPLVSFLAVRKQF, from the coding sequence CTGGACCTCGGCACACCCGTCAAGACAAATCTTTCCGGCACGGGCAACCTCGGGGCTCTAGGGCGTCTCGGTGGCGTGAAGGGCGGGCCGGCAATTCTGACACTCACCTATTCGCCTGGCATGTGGGGGCCAATCCGCCCATTCTTTGGCGGCGGCATGACCTACCTCAAGGTATTCAGCACCAGCAACGGTGCTCTGCAGAACCTCAAGGTGGACGACAACTTTGGCGGCGCCTTCATCGTCGGCGCCGACTGGCCTTTGGCTGACGGCTACAGCCTCACCTTCACGCTGCAGAAACTTTACCTCAAGACCACTGCCAGCGGCACCATGGGCGGCCAACCGGTCACGGCCAACGTGCGACTGGACCCGCTGGTAAGCTTCCTCGCCGTGCGCAAGCAATTCTGA